Proteins from one Cryptomeria japonica chromosome 4, Sugi_1.0, whole genome shotgun sequence genomic window:
- the LOC131027292 gene encoding GRAS family protein RAM1-like, which translates to MVVSNNGIPPLSIADYSVSSFLFESDVSEGDQYLAMAMEDTFVVADCEMFPFGEELIGHNLFEIIPFEEEQINDYEAESSLTVDDIFTPEGQLHDEMLPNEDILFSEQIPNFEGAQPIRICAHGGFNHEVRQGEKKEEMELVQLLLASGRMIGDGKYDQADRLVSKCKSLSRQLGSPTQRLAYYISGALQDRIHRQTHGMLNNAAKPVSDFAFNIEGEFDQNELCSLVAYFTTVLPYTKLLQFTSVQAIIDTVGDERKIHIIDLGMRSGSHWTVLMEYLAHRVVSSSFAALELLRITAVGMNGQELKKSRRRLHELAKSLGIPFTYSIVEIPNIEEIKHGLFTVKSGEALAVYSSFILRSLLYDPVVLANLLIVINKLRPRIMVNVEVEAQHNSPCFVNRLSEVLFHYMAYFDLLDVTLTDRNDIKRLKHEELITGSQIRNMIVYEGKERSVRHVRSDVWRCLFKQAGFREKSFSFQAMYQARLLLEEYASGEYYTLKLDGHAIIVRWKGTPFFSLSAWTGTK; encoded by the coding sequence ATGGTTGTATCAAACAATGGAATTCCTCCTCTATCCATAGCGGATTATTCAGTCAGCTCCTTTCTCTTCGAGTCAGATGTTTCTGAGGGCGACCAATATCTAGCCATGGCTATGGAGGACACCTTCGTAGTGGCCGACTGTGAAATGTTTCCTTTCGGGGAGGAGCTCATTGGCCATAATTTATTTGAAATCATTCCTTTCGAAGAGGAGCAGATAAATGATTATGAAGCAGAGAGTTCCCTTACTGTAGATGATATTTTCACACCTGAAGGACAACTTCATGATGAGATGCTACCAAATGAGGATATCTTGTTCTCTGAACAAATACCGAATTTCGAAGGAGCTCAGCCGATAAGAATATGCGCTCATGGTGGCTTCAATCACGAGGTTCGCCAGGGCGAGAAAAAGGAGGAGATGGAATTAGTTCAACTTCTTTTAGCCTCTGGAAGAATGATAGGCGACGGGAAATATGATCAGGCTGATCGACTAGTGAGCAAATGCAAGAGTTTGTCTCGTCAGTTGGGGAGTCCCACACAGAGGCTCGCGTATTATATCTCTGGCGCCCTGCAGGATAGAATCCATCGCCAGACTCATGGCATGTTAAACAACGCAGCTAAACCAGTCTCAGATTTTGCTTTCAATATTGAGGGTGAATTTGACCAAAATGAATTATGTAGTCTCGTTGCTTACTTTACTACAGTTCTACCCTATACCAAACTGCTGCAGTTCACGTCTGTGCAGGCAATCATAGACACCGTGGGGGATGAAAGGAAAATTCATATAATTGATCTTGGGATGCGAAGTGGGTCGCATTGGACAGTATTGATGGAGTATCTTGCACACAGAGTTGTTTCTTCTTCTTTCGCAGCGCTTGAGCTTCTCAGGATAACAGCAGTTGGCATGAATGGCCAAGAGCTTAAAAAAAGTCGAAGAAGACTTCATGAGCTCGCCAAATCTTTGGGGATTCCGTTTACCTATAGCATTGTAGAGATCCCAAACATAGAGGAGATTAAGCATGGTTTATTCACCGTTAAATCTGGTGAGGCTTTGGCAGTTTACTCTTCATTTATTTTGAGAAGTCTGTTATACGACCCGGTCGTTCTCGCCAATCTGTTAATAGTTATCAATAAACTGAGGCCTCGGATAATGGTGAACGTTGAGGTTGAAGCACAGCATAATTCTCCATGTTTTGTGAATAGATTGAGCGAGGTGCTTTTCCATTACATGGCGTATTTTGATCTTTTGGATGTTACCTTAACAGACAGAAATGATATTAAGAGGCTGAAGCATGAAGAATTAATTACTGGAAGTCAGATAAGGAATATGATAGTCTATGAGGGTAAGGAGAGAAGTGTTAGGCATGTTAGAAGTGACGTGTGGAGGTGTTTGTTCAAACAAGCAGGGTTCAGGGAAAAGAGCTTCAGCTTTCAAGCTATGTATCAGGCTAGGTTGTTATTAGAAGAATATGCTTCTGGAGAATATTATACTCTGAAGCTTGATGGACATGCCATAATTGTAAGGTGGAAAGGAACACCGTTTTTTTCACTGTCGGCATGGACTGGTACAAAGTAA